In Bifidobacterium sp. ESL0745, one DNA window encodes the following:
- a CDS encoding aromatic amino acid transport family protein, with protein MTREQEHPSGPQADGAQVGKTGKTGEADAARGGEDGKAYVLKWHGRDMRWMLSLFGTAIGAGVLFLPIDAGGAGIIGIVLMLIVAYPLAYFAHRAMCRFVLSTKNPDDDITDVVEQHFGFGFGMAFTIIYFVEVLVILLMYSVSITNTAESFIVNQLHLAAPPRVLLSFILIAVLILIMTCGTRIVTRVMSWLTWPVIAVLVIFALYLVPRWNPSMLTSFPKNASGAFDFGTLALDLWLLVPVIVLTFDHSAIISSFSVNVRRRYGKYSDAKIGKILKVGEPMMVTVVLFFVLSSDLALTPGDLVKAKAQNVSILSYLANMLGTPAISWIASITAFVCIFKAFLGHYLGVEEGLGGIIRKVAHVKGVVVERKKLNVIVSALMFLACWFVAWANPSAIGMIETMAGPLIAFVLLLLPMYGVRKVPALKKYSGKLSNVFIVVVGVVAVSAIFYNIVELFM; from the coding sequence ATGACGAGAGAACAGGAACACCCGTCAGGGCCGCAGGCAGACGGCGCACAAGTCGGCAAAACCGGCAAAACAGGCGAGGCGGATGCAGCGCGAGGCGGTGAGGACGGCAAGGCATACGTGCTGAAATGGCATGGCCGGGACATGCGCTGGATGCTGAGCCTGTTCGGAACGGCCATTGGCGCGGGCGTGCTTTTCCTTCCAATCGACGCGGGCGGAGCTGGCATCATCGGTATTGTGCTGATGCTGATTGTGGCCTATCCGCTGGCGTATTTCGCGCATCGGGCGATGTGCCGATTCGTGCTTTCGACCAAGAATCCCGACGATGACATCACCGACGTGGTCGAGCAGCATTTCGGTTTCGGTTTTGGCATGGCTTTTACGATCATCTATTTCGTTGAGGTTCTGGTGATTCTGCTGATGTATTCCGTCTCCATCACCAATACCGCCGAAAGCTTCATCGTCAACCAGCTGCACTTGGCCGCCCCGCCACGCGTACTGCTTTCCTTCATCCTGATTGCGGTGCTGATTCTCATCATGACCTGTGGCACCCGCATCGTCACGCGCGTGATGAGCTGGCTGACTTGGCCGGTCATCGCCGTGCTGGTGATCTTCGCGCTCTACCTTGTTCCGCGCTGGAATCCGTCCATGCTCACCAGCTTCCCCAAGAACGCTTCCGGTGCGTTCGATTTCGGCACCCTTGCGCTTGACCTCTGGCTTTTGGTCCCTGTCATCGTCCTGACGTTCGACCATTCCGCCATCATCTCCTCCTTCTCCGTCAATGTGCGCAGACGTTACGGCAAGTATTCCGACGCGAAAATCGGCAAGATTCTGAAGGTCGGGGAACCGATGATGGTCACCGTCGTGCTCTTCTTCGTCTTAAGCAGCGACCTCGCGCTGACGCCCGGGGATTTGGTAAAGGCCAAAGCGCAGAACGTTTCCATTCTGAGCTATCTTGCCAACATGCTGGGCACTCCGGCCATCTCCTGGATTGCCTCCATTACGGCGTTCGTCTGCATTTTCAAGGCGTTCCTTGGCCATTATCTCGGCGTTGAAGAGGGCCTTGGCGGCATCATCCGCAAGGTGGCACATGTCAAAGGCGTAGTGGTAGAACGCAAGAAACTCAACGTCATCGTCAGCGCGCTGATGTTCCTCGCTTGCTGGTTCGTTGCCTGGGCCAATCCTTCTGCCATCGGCATGATCGAGACCATGGCAGGTCCGTTGATCGCGTTCGTGCTTTTGCTGCTGCCGATGTATGGTGTACGCAAAGTGCCGGCCCTCAAGAAGTATTCCGGCAAGTTGAGCAATGTGTTCATCGTCGTCGTCGGCGTTGTCGCGGTCAGCGCGATTTTCTACAACATCGTCGAATTGTTCATGTGA